The DNA segment CTCTGTTCCATTCACTTTTTAGTGATGAGAAAGTAAAGATTAGTCTAGACATAGGCTTTGGATCCAAGAAGTCTTGGATTTGAACCTTTGCTCCACCTTGACTCCATACTGGCTCTGGGACTTGGGGCAAGTTACTTGGATTTGGAATCTGGActagttcttctttttccaagAATTGACAAGTAGTATGCCTCCTCAGAACCAGTATTCTCATATCTTGAAGAGCCTCCAAAGAAGTGCTAAAAGGAAATATGAAAGCTCTTGTTCTGTCCTAATAATCTAGAGGGGACTGGAGAGGAGAGTCAGACATTTCAATCACAGAACCAATTATTAAGGCTGAAATGTTGTTTTTTATATTCTGAATTCCTCTGGAACTTGGAGGATAAAATAGCAGGCAGTTAGGCGGGGGAAGGAAGTGGAAGATTCCAATCCCGTGCGAAAGTTAAGGTACAAATAGTAAGGACCATTTTCTTGGCACTGGCAGGAAGAGAAACATGTTTGCTTTTTGTCTTCTCTGCTTTTGCACTTCTTGCTTCCTCCTGGACTCATTTATAAGTAGCTATGGTACCTCTTGGCCCATTTAGCAGTTATGTTATAGATGACTGGTATTGTATCAGGCAAACAAGATTTCCTCCATTCACTCATACCCCAAACCAGAGCTCCTCTTGACTGTTCTCACTTATAGGTTCTCTTATccattcctgtttttgtttttccctccctAGGTACTCAAGTACAGCCCATGGAAGAATCATATGAAGAGGTGGTGATTAAGCTCATACAGCAGGAGTGGACATGTTTGGATTTCCAACAGCTACCCTGCTGGACTGTCATGGAAGATATGCCCAGAATGTAGCCTTTTTCAGTGAGTCTGTTGATTGCTGGGATGCCAAGTCACAATAATCAGTGTCCCTGTTCTCAGCACTGGACAACAGGCTGGGGATGCAGAGAAGATGTTCCTTTGGTGAAGCTCACTATTTTTAGGGGTTACAGGGAAAGCCTACAAGCTTGAGTTAGAAACAGCAAGGGAACAGTCTTGATATGGAGGTGGTATCTGAGAAAATGAATGAGCAGTTTTAAATCTCAGCACAGTCACTAATGAGAAATGGTAAGACAGAGGAACAAGTTGAAATCTACCTAGGATGACTCCAAGGAAACTATTATTAGTGATGAATGGACTCATATTTAAAGTGCAGTAGGAGGCTCATATACAGGGCAATGTTGGGAAGTACTGTCAATATCTGCATAGGAAGGATTGAGAAAAACTTCCAAACCAAAACTGACTTCAGTTTCACCATAGCTTAGCAGATTGAAACAGCATGGATTTTAAAGGGGAAAATTCCTTGGATCAAATTCTATGATTGCCATGACTGGATCTGTGGTATCagacaagtcatttaaccttcTTGAGTACCAGgctcttcatctgcaaaatgggacaaTAAGCTCTATCGTGCAGGTCTGCAGTGATTAAAATTAATAGATGGAAAGTACCTAGGATTTTGCTACATATATCCTGACAGCATAGGCTTACTCTACTCCACTGTTAGGAAGAGCAGACTAGAGCAGAGGTAGATTTCTCATGAAGCCTATAAAACTTAAGCTTCAGGAGCTTTCCCTTACACTGGTCTCTTCAAGGTCCTATCCCTTCTTTTATACTGCTTTTTAATGGGAATCTCTCCGAAATTTAAAACTTTAGGCCCCATACAACCTGGATCCACACCTGTCTTGGTGTCAGATAAAACTTCGGTATGGGACTAAATGTGAtcttatatagttttatttttctggcttgttttcttatctgtaaaatggagataatcatGTCTATACACAAGACTATTTGGGAAGCTAAATTAAACTAGATTTAGAGGCAGTACACTGTTACAGGGCATGCCTGTGTCAGAATCCTAATTCTGTGCTTAACTAGCCAAGTGATCTTTGACAACCTCCCTATACGTTCATTTCCTTAACTGTAACAAAAAATTGTTTTCAGGATTAAATTATCTATGCAAAGTTTATAGTATAATATTtggcacataataagcactcaaagcattgtttcttttttccctgttCTTCTCACTCAGCATATTGGTGCATCTTACATGACTTCCCTCTCATTTTACCAGATGTGATGACAGAAGCCCACCACAAATATGATCAGTCTGAGGCCACAGGATCCTCAAGCTGGGATTTCCAGAGTTCTTTCAGAAGAGAGAAGCTGGAACAAAAATCCCCAGATTCTAAGACACTACAGGAAGATTCACCTGGAGTGAGACAGAGGGTCTATGAGTGCCAGGaatgtggaaaatccttcagGCAGAAGGGTAGTCTAACATTACATGAGAGAATCCACACTGGTCAGAAGCCCTTTGAGTGTACCCATTGTGGAAAAAGCTTTAGGGCCAAAGGCAATCTTGTTACACATCAACGAATACACACAGGAGAGAAGCCCTATCAGTGCAAGGAGTGTGGGAAAAGCTTTAGTCAACGAGGTAGTCTGGCCGTTCATGAAAGACTCCACACGGGACAGAAACCCTATGAGTGTGCTATTTGTCAGAGAAGCTTCAGGAATCAAAGTAACCTTGCTGTTCACAGAAGAGTTCATAGTGGTGAGAAGCCCTATAGATGTGATCAGTGTGGAAAAGCCTTCAGTCAGAAAGGAAGCTTAATTGTTCATATCAGAGTCCACACAGGCCTGAAACCCTATGCCTGTGCACAATGCAGAAAGAGTTTCCACACCAGGGGGAATTGTGTTCTGCACGGCAAAATCCACACAGGAGAGACACCCTATCTGTGTGGCCAGTGTGGGAAAAGCTTCACTCAGAGAGGGAGTCTGGCTGTGCACCAGCGAAGCTGCTCACAAAGGCTCACCCTGTAACCACTCTCTTCAGAGGAAGTTCTCTTTATGAATTAACAGCATAAAATCATCTGAGATTAAACAGCCTATCCAATTTTATGGAATGAATGGAGACTCCTTCAGAAAGACCATCACTGGGTAGAGCaaactgagttttcttttttccccccaaatgagtatgaaaaataaatgtcttgtttattatcattatcaCGTATGGTTCATAATTTCTGTCCATTTATTTTGACTTGATTTCCCAAAGTACCTCCATTAATTTAGTACACAATTGGAGATTTATGTAGCAGATACAGGTTTTATATTTGCAATTGACACCACTGGCCTATTCAAAAAATGCAGCCCCTTACCAATCCCAAGATTCTTTTCTTCTCTACATattcaaattaattttgttttaccAAGACCAGTGGGCAGAATTTATGAGGCAAATTTAATAATTCCTCATATTGAACACTGTATTATCTGGATGATAGCCTCCAGAGCATATTCTAACAAatcacccatgttcatagcagagGCTCTAACCTTTCCTTACAAAACAGAATCCTTTCTAAGTCTGCACTGTGGATCACTTCAGTCTTCCACTCCTAACTAGGATAGAGATTACTTGCCTATAGCCAGAGAGCAGAAAAGTATCTAAAGGTTGGGAAGAGATACGATGACTTTCACCCCCCTTTGGCAGCAGTAGCAATATCTCAGAATCACCCAGTAAGGCCACGTGTGTgtgcacttagtcgctcagttgtgtccgagtctgcGACccctgggactgtagcctgccaggctcctctgtccttggaattttccaagcaagaatactggagcgggttgccatttcctcctccgggggatcttcccaacccagggatcaaacctatgactcttgcatctcccacactggcaggcaggttctttccaactaggccacctggtaagcccagtAAGGGCATAAGTGTCCTCGTTACTAAGTTGATTTGTAGTCAGTAATGAAGATCCAGTCCTCCAACAGCACAGTCCTCTACCTGCACACACGCATGGACACAAGGGAGGAAAATTTGGAAGGATAATCTATTAACTTGTTTTAACCTTTAGTAGTGAGATTTGAGGAATATTAGAGAAGACAAGTTACTTTTAAGGGAGAATTtccgtttttattttttaaatttagctatCTCTAAATTTTCATTGTGAGCttttatgtaattaaaattattaatgatgTAAATAGAATGGTTTTCTTGATAAGATTATCATTCTTTCTTTATCCTATAAACTGTAGGTTTTTATAAACTATAGGTTTCCTCTAGTAGATCCTAATAGGCTGGAGGCTCCTTAATCCCAAGAAACTTGACAGAAAATAGGCAAATTTTATCAAAAGATCTTTGAACATAGAAACACTATGGGTTtgaattgtttagttgctcagtcatgtccaactcttttgcgaccctaaggactgcagcccaccaggctcccctgtccatggaatttcccaagcaagaataccattgccatttccttctctaggggatgttcctgatccaagggtcaaacacacatctcctgcactggcaggcggattctttaccattgaatcaCCAGGGACACCCCTTGGGTTTCAACAGTAATACAATATTGCTCCTAAAGTACCCTGATAATATTTGAAGATGCATATAAAAATGTTCATATcatccttatttatttataattgaaaaCAGCCCAAAGGTCCAATAACAGGCAAGGTAATAAACTATGGTACAGTCATATAATAAAATACCACTCAGCAATTTTAAAACTGATAAATGCaataacatagaaaaaaaatctcaaaaatttgtgttgagtgaaagaacccaaacatacacacaaaaatacataattccatttatatgatttCACAGAATAGAAAAAAACTAATCTGTGTTAAAACACATCAAACAGTGGTTGCCTCTATGGACATGAGGGAGGGACTTACTTGAAAGAAGCACAAGGCAAgctcacaaagaaaaaatattctatcCTTCAGGTGATAGATGCATGGGTCTATACAGCTGTCAAAACTGAACTTAACACTTAGAACCTATGCATGCATGTAGATATGTAAAGTACACTTTATAGATAAAGTATAGTGTATGTAAAGTTtaacaatgaaataattttaaaacactgcCCAGAAGTTCTTTGATACCCATCTCATGTCCATATCATCTCCCCTTAAATCCAGGTAGGCCTGTGGCAGCTTCAAACAACAAAACATGGTAGAAGTGATGCTCATGACTTCCCAGAACAGGTCTAAAAAGCCCTTTAAAAGTCTGAAAAGTTCTGCATGATTCTCAGGACACCTACTCTGGAGACAACCAGGTGCTAAGTAAAAAACTCCCGACTATCTCAAGGCCACTCTGCTGGACAAACAGTATGTAAGTGCTCCAGTGGACAGGTTCACCTTACTTCCCAACAGTCAGCATCAACTCTCAGCCATGTGAGCGAGCCATAGTAGATGCCTGCCCAGGAGAATCTACAGAGGGACTAAAGCCGCAGATGGCATCTCATGAAAACTAGACGAGAAACCCGCTAGTTCTGTGTCTTCCAAACACAGAAAATTATGCAAAAAATTAAAGGATATGTTTTACACCACTAAATTTTCAGGTTATTTGCTATACAGCAATATTAAGATATTTCTTAAGGataaactattttgaaaaaatgaaaagtctAGGGAGCAACTTAATACTGattaaataaaaacaggaaactaTGTTTTATGGTTCACAGGAAAGctcaaggtttaaaaataaacattcccTTTGACAAAACAGGAGGTAAGGTTTAGATCAGCTAACACAGATGCAATCCAAGTTACAAAATAAAGAAGTTTTGAGTTGGCCAAcaagtttgtttggtttttcccATAAGATGGATCTAGCAGTGCTTTAGTCGTCTGTAACTTCACTCAGAGCAATTTTATTAGACTGTATTGTGATAGCTGTCATATCAgtatgccttttttaaaaacttgtcaacatcagtgaatttttgtgtagccattttaatattgaagacaGAAGGGAAAAAGCAATATTTTTCAGCAtcttatgctttattatttcaagaacggtaaaaatgaaactgaaatgcaaacaaaacatTGTACAGTGTATGGAGATGCTGTGACCAAGTGTGTCAAAAGTGGCTGTGCTTTCATGCAGAGAGTTCCTGCTTTGCGCGACAGAAGTGATTCACTTATCATGCATATATGTGCATACAGTattcttgatttgcatttctctaataaatgccaatgctgagcatcttttcgtgcctgttggccatctagatgtcttctctggagaaatagcTGTTTAGGTTTCCTGCCCATTTTCTTGATTgggcttttactttttattgagcTGTCTGAACTGttcatatatttggaaattaagcccctgTTGGTCATACCGGTTGcggatattttctcccagtccatagattgtttttttccttttgtttagcttcctttactgtgcaaagtTTCATTAGATCccatttgcttgtttttccttttctttctttttccttgggagactgacctaagaaaatattattatgaTTTGTATCAGAGTATGTTTTGCCTATGCTCTTTTCTGGGATTTTTAAGATGTTATGTCTTACATCGAAGCCTCTAGGCCATTTGAGTGTATTACTGTGTACagtgtgagggagtgttctaaccTCGTTGATTTGCATCGACTGTGCTGCCTGCTCaacaccacttgctaaagagacggtcttttcttcactgtgcattcttctttcctttgttaAAGGTTAATTGACAATAGTTGTGTTGGTTTATTTCCAGGCTCGCTAGTCTGTTCCACTGATCCCTGTTTTTGTGCCAACACCGTTCTgttctgattactgtagctttgtagcactGTATGAAGTatgggagggttatgcctccaactttgttctttttcctcaagattgctttcacAATTCTGAGTCTGTGGTGGTTGTATGTAAATTTTAGGATTACTTGttctaattctatgaaaaatgtcatgggtaatttggtagagattgcattaaatctgtagactactttgggtagtatggccatttttatacaatattaattctttgcaacttgcttttttaacttaacaaGGTATCATGTAGATAGTTCTATGATTGTAAATAGACCTGTGCCTCATTGCTTTCACTTGctacatagctgctgctgctgctaagtcgcttcagttgtgtccgacactgtgcgaccccatagacggcagcccaccaggctcccctgtccctgggattctccaggcaagaacactggagtgggttgccatttccttctccaatgcatgacagtgaaaagtgaaagtgaagtcactcagtcgtgactgtctcttagcaacccaatggactgcagcccaccagactcctccatccatgggattttccaggcaagagtacaggagtggggtgccattgccttctccgtgctacATAGCATTCTGTAGTAAATGTTTCCATACAGACATTTAGGCTCTTCAAATATTTCACTGGTATAAACCAGATAGTAGTAAACACTGCAATGAATGTCATCACTAGTGAGACGTTTTCCAGGACAGAGGGTCACAGAATACATTTGTTAAGTATGGGATTTATTGAATGTCTCTTTTATggtcaaaaagaaataaactatctCTGCATGATTTACCAAACCACATTTGATAGCTCAAATTCTgaattttattatgaattttcTTATATCATTTAAGGCCTGAATTCTGAGGGAAAGCCttcccacattcattacattcataAGGTTTTTCTCCAGGATGGATTTTCAGATATTCAACAAGGCCAGAGTTACGCCTGAAGGATTTCTTATGTTTCTTACAGCGATAGGGTTTTTCTTCAGTATGAATTCTCCAATGTTCAATAAGGGCTGAGCTCCTCATAAAGGCTTTCCCATGATCATTATGTTGACAGGCTTTATCCCCACTATGAGTTTTCTGATGCCCAGGAAGCATACACTGTACCTCAAAGAGTTTCCACATCTGGTACAGTGGCAGTGTCTCTCCTGTCTGCATTCTTTGATGATTAATAAGTCTTGGAATTTTCCAAAAGGATTTTCCATATTCATTACAAGGATATGCTTTCTCACCAGTATGTATTCTCTGATGTTCCAAGGCAGCTCAGTTATCCCTGAAAGCTTTCACACATTCATTACATTTAAGGCTTCTCTCCACTATGTATTTTCACATGACAAGCAAGGCCTGAATTGTGAGCAAAACATCCAAGGCCATGTCCCTAGTGACTGCTGCCACCTGGAGGCCAATAATGAGAACAGCACAGCTAACTTTTCCTGTCAAGGTCGCTGCTaagtgggattcccaggtggtgctaatggtcaAGAACCcgcgccaatgcaggagacataaaagacacaggttcaatcctgcgttgggaagatcccctggagaagggcgtgacaatccactccagtgttcttgcctggagaatccccagggacagagaactccactgggttacagtccacggagttgcaaagagtcggacataactgaagtgactgagcacgcatgtcgATAAGTACCTTACACGTTATTTTATGCAGTCCTCACCACAGCCAAAAAGGCGAGTATTGTGAGCctcattttaaagagaaagaaatcaggGCTTAGTGACTGATAAACTTGTTCATGATGGTGCAGTTTTCTCTTGGCAGAACCTGTATTTGAACCCAGACTGTCTCATCCACACCCCCTCCCTTTAGCTGCTCTGGGTTGGCTCCTGAAATGAAAGTGTGAATTTTCACTAAATAtgaagagaggacagaggacAGGGTGAGCCAGAAGAGGCTGGTTAGGTCTCCTCCTGTTGAGGGGCTTTGGGCGGCTAGCCTCAGATCCTCTTTCTCTGTAGTATGTGACTGAGTTGAAGGCAGGGCTTAGCACATCTTTTGGgttggcttgctgctgctgctgctgctgctaagtcgcttcagtcgtgtccgactctgtgcgaccccatagacggcagcccaccaggctcccctgtccctgggattctccagtcaagaacactggagtgggttgccatttccttctccaatgcatgaaagtgaaaagtcaaagtgaagtcgctcagtcgtgtccgactcttcgccacaccatggactgcagcctaccaggctcctctgcctgtgggattttccaggcaagaggactggagtggggtgccattgccttctccgttgggtTGGCTTACAGGAGGTCAATTACCTACTTAGTCTTTCCAGGAGTTGTGGGAAGCATACCGCTCCTCTAGAGTtgtcagataaaatacaggacaccCAGTAACacttgaatttcagaaaaaacactgcaggggacacatattttcctaaaaattgctcattgtttatctgaaattcaaatttacctAGGcatactatatttttatttgctaaatctggcaacccaaCCCTATTCATTCCATATAGATCTTTTCTAAAAAACATCTCTCTTATCCTAATACAATATCTAAAAAGCCACagtttttttagttttaagattTCTAGATATTTTGGGATACCCTATGATACATTTAACCTTGGATTGAGGGGGACACCCTTTAAGTTGCTACCTACTTATTAGAGGACTTAGTTGGCTGTGCCCAGCATCTTTCAAAAAGTGGACAGGTGGAGTATGAATAAAGGTGAGAAATGAAGGAACAGCCCAGTCAGGGAGAAGAGGCTgatgggggaggagagaggattcATAATGCTG comes from the Bubalus kerabau isolate K-KA32 ecotype Philippines breed swamp buffalo chromosome 1, PCC_UOA_SB_1v2, whole genome shotgun sequence genome and includes:
- the ZNF32 gene encoding zinc finger protein 32 isoform X1, which translates into the protein MFGFPTATLLDCHGRYAQNVAFFTYWCILHDFPLILPDVMTEAHHKYDQSEATGSSSWDFQSSFRREKLEQKSPDSKTLQEDSPGVRQRVYECQECGKSFRQKGSLTLHERIHTGQKPFECTHCGKSFRAKGNLVTHQRIHTGEKPYQCKECGKSFSQRGSLAVHERLHTGQKPYECAICQRSFRNQSNLAVHRRVHSGEKPYRCDQCGKAFSQKGSLIVHIRVHTGLKPYACAQCRKSFHTRGNCVLHGKIHTGETPYLCGQCGKSFTQRGSLAVHQRSCSQRLTL
- the ZNF32 gene encoding zinc finger protein 32 isoform X2 is translated as MFGFPTATLLDCHGRYAQNVAFFNVMTEAHHKYDQSEATGSSSWDFQSSFRREKLEQKSPDSKTLQEDSPGVRQRVYECQECGKSFRQKGSLTLHERIHTGQKPFECTHCGKSFRAKGNLVTHQRIHTGEKPYQCKECGKSFSQRGSLAVHERLHTGQKPYECAICQRSFRNQSNLAVHRRVHSGEKPYRCDQCGKAFSQKGSLIVHIRVHTGLKPYACAQCRKSFHTRGNCVLHGKIHTGETPYLCGQCGKSFTQRGSLAVHQRSCSQRLTL